CTCAAGTTTGCCGGCTTCTGCGGGCGAGGTCAGCAAGCGCGCGTAGCCCGAGGCGATTTTGCTACCGATAGCTTCGCCGGTAGTTATAACCTCGCCTTTTTGTTTTATTTTGTATGAGGTTACGGCAATTGACCGTTCGCGGCTGTGGACAGTTTCGGGCCTTGCCTGGATAATGTATATCTGGTGATCGCAGCCGTCTTTGGCCCATTCAAAATCCATGGGTTTTTGATAGTGCTCTTCGATTATCAAGGCCCAGTTTGCAAGCTTTTCAACTTCCCTGTCATTCAGCACAAACTTTTCCTGCATGTCGCGCGGAGTATCCTTGTTGATAGTGGAATTCGCTTCATCACTTTCATCAGCATAGATCATCATCTTGCTTTTGCTGCCAAGGTTTTTTTGCAGGATGGCCCGCTTCTTATTTTTAAGCGCCGGTTTAAACACCAGGAACTCATCGGGTGTTACCGTGCCCTGCACAATATTTTCGCCAAGGCCCCAAACGCCAGCCAGGTGGACCACATCCCTGAAGCCTGATTCGGGCTCAAGCGTAAAGCCGACACCAGAGCAACCAATGTCGGCCCGCACCATTTGCTGTACGCCTACCGATAAAAATACCTTGCTGTGCTCAAAACCTTTGTCTTCCCTGTATTTTATTGCCCGGTCGGTATATAATGAAGCGTAGCATCGTTTTACCGAATAAAGTAAATGTGTATGGCCCTGCACATTTAAATACGACTCGTGCTGCCCGGCAAAACTTGCATCAGGCAGATCTTCTGCTGTCGCGCTGCTGCGTACAGCAACCGGCTGGTCATCGTTATCAAAAAGATAATCGTAGGCGTCTGTTATTGCGAAACCAAGGTCAGAAGGAATATGTCCATCCATGATCAGCTTCCTGGCCCGGGCGCCTGTTTCGCTTAAATTTGAAAAATCTTTCCTGTTCAGGCCTTTCATCAGCTCACCGAGCTTGTCTTCCAGATCGTTACAGGTAATAAAATAACGATATGCCGAGGCTGTGACGGCGAAACCATTAGGTATCAAAAGACCCCTGGCGGTGAGATGACTGAACATTTCGCCCAACGATGCGTTCTTCCCGCCTACCTCGGCAATATCATTAATGCCGGTTTGGCTAAATTTCTTTATGAATTTTTCCATAACACTCCTGCGATTAGTTCTCAAAGCTACTTTGGACCTCTAAAAAAGTGCGTGATCGTAGTCAGCAACAGATATGACTGATGTCACAATTAATTGTGCATACAGTCATTAGGGATGAGCGTTATACCCGGTAATCTTGTAACATGGAAAAGCTAAACATTAAACACATCGACAATTTGCATAATGATGCAATAAGAGGCCTCGACTTTTACTGGCAGGAATTAACCATCCTAAGAAAACGCCTTGAGGAGATAGCAGCAGATAACACCAGCCACGAGGTTGCAGAACAGGTTGAACATTTCCAGAATCAGTTCACCATCCATAACGAACAGATAGACGAATTACGGCATGCTTTTCATCAAAACTTTAAAGAAATGGAGGTGCAGCTTGTTGAAACAGCGGGCTTTGCCGATGAAAGCACATTTGCGACAAATGAAGAGCTTTATGAACGTTATATAACTGAAGAGAGATTATTTAACGAGTTGCGGCATGACTTTAACCGTTTTGCGGCTAAATGGATGTAACTATTTGGAATATTAAATTGACCTGATATGCATCCCGGATCAACTCCATTTGACGATAAGGGCGTTTACCTGCAGTCGCTTGGTGCGGCCGAAACGGTGACGGGCTCGAAGCACTTGCTCCGAACCCCCGGATTTAACCTTTTGGTTGATTGCGGGCTGTTCCAGGGAATTAAGTACCTGCGCGAGAAAAATTGGGAGCCCTTGCCGGTCGATGTGGCGTCAATTGATGCAATGATCCTTACCCATGCGCACCTCGATCATTGCGGTTACATCCCCCTGCTTATCAAAAATGGATATAAGGGCAAGATATTTATGAGCAAGCCAACGCGCGATCTGACCGAGTTGATATTGAGAGATAGCGCAAAGCTGCAGGAAGAAGACGCCTGGAAAGCAAACAAGCACCGGTATACCAGGCATAGCCCGGCAAAACCGTTGTATGATACCCTTGATGTAGAAGCCGCCTTGCCGCATTTTGTCATAATAGGGATGGATGAGGCTTGTAAACTGAGTGATAATATATGGTTCAAGTTTTATTCGGCAGGGCATATACAGGGAGCTTGTACCGTTGAGGTCAACTGCTATGGAAAAACCATCATTTTCTCGGGCGATATTGGCCGGTACCATTCCGAATTGCTGCATCCGCCGAGCCATCCTGCCACTGCCGATTTTGTGATCATGGAATCGACCTATGGCGACCGCCTGCACGAAAAAGGTGACGTAGCCGATGAACTGGCACTGGTAATTAATAATACGATTACAGCCGGTGGAAATATACTCATACCGTGTTTTGCAGTCGGTCGCGCGCAGGAGGTTATCCATCTTTTGTACAGGCTGAAAGCGAAGCGGGCCATACCGCCGATTGTACCGGTTTATCTTGACAGCCCGATGGCTGCCTCGGCCGGTAAAAGCCTGCTGAAATACCCGGAGTGGCTTACCGTTAGCCAAAAGGAATGCGCTCAAATGTTCAACGGCATTACCATTAACCAGGATTACGATGGTACCGAAAAGATTATCAGGCAAAAGGGAAGTAAGATAATACTGGCAGCCAGCGGGATGCTGACAGGCGGCCGGGTGCTGGAGTATTTAAAACATTACGTTACTGATTCAAAAAATACAATTTTGATCATGGGCTTCCAGGCTGGTGGTACACGTGGCAGGGCATTGTTAAACGGAGCGTATGAGTTAAAGATACATGGCCAATATTATCCGGTAAGGGCAAATGTAAAGGAGATCGGCGGCTTATCGGCCCATGCCGACCAGCACGAATTGCTTACCTGGCTGAAAGAATTTGCTCCGGAGCCAAAGCGCGTTTACCTCGTTCACGGCGAACCTTCAGCGATGGACGCTTTAAGGGTGAAGATCAAGGATGAATTGAATATTGAGCCAGTGATTCCCAAAGAAGATCAAAGGCAGCTTCTGTTTAGTGTAAAGGGTTAGGATGACGCGCCCCTGTTAGCAGGCCGGGTGCAGTAATAAGCGGCAAATGATGCTTTATATCAAATACTTAAGTGACGCCCGTCATTCATCATCTTGCTGTGAAATAGAATATTTGTTCAGCAAAACTTATTATGATGAAAAATATTCTTGTCCTTACCGATTTTTCCGAAAACGCCGCATCAGCCGCGGAAGCAGGCTTGCAGCTTGCCGGAAAGTTACATACAGACCTACTGCTGTTTAATACTTACATCGATTATAAAACCATCACATCGTACGCCGGAGGCGGGTGGGATATAGACGGATTTTCCGAAAGGCAGCAGCACAGTAGGATCGGTCTTCAAACCTTAACTGAAGGCTTGGAGTCTTTAAGCTATCAGCTAAGTCCGGAGGATCGCAAACCCGCTATCAATACCGAATCTGACGATAGCGACCTCGGGTTGGATGTAGCCGATATTATTCGTGAAAAAGATGTTGAGATGGTTGTAATGGGTGCACGGTCGGGTACAGAAAGCGACCTGATGTTTGGCGCCGACACCAATGCAGTGATCGACTATTCAACTCGTCCGGTTTTAGTTACCCCATCGGGAACTAAATTAAAAGATATCCATAAAATAGTTTTTGCCACCAATTTTGAAAAAGCCGACCTGGAAGCTATTCGCTTTTTAACCAAATTGGGGAGCTTGTTCCATTATAAACTGGAAATTATCCATGTATCTGATCCCGAAAAAAGGAGTGCTGAAGACGAGGAAGCTGAATTTGCAGTTGGCCTCGCTAAAATAAAATATACCGGCCTGCAATACCACAAGATCAATGGTAAAGACGTTGTAAACAGGCTAAACCGTTTTGTAACAGAAATACCGGGCACCATGCTGGCCATGGTACATGTTCAAAATTCGTTCCTGGCGCGCCTGTTCCGGCATAGTACTGTAAAAAAAACCCTGACAGATCAAAAAATTCCCCTACTTGTTTTTCCATCGAAGATGAAATAAACCGACTCCACGATAATTTAAAAATTAAAACAGAACAGCCATGAAAACTATCCTGATACTGACCGACTTTTCAGAGAATGCTGCGCACGCAGCTCTTTCCGGTGTAATGCTTGGTAAAAAAATACATGCCAATCTTTTGCTTTTTAACGCCAATGTGGCCCAACCAGTGGCGCCGGCCTATGCAGGTGGCATTACCGTGATAGATAATATCAGTTATATGGACGAGGAAAATAAGCGCCAGCTTGAACAGCTTGCCGATACGCTCAAACCTTTCTTATCGCAGGAGGAAACAGAATGGAGGCCTTCCTTACATTTCGAGGAGGGGCTGGGCGGACTTGCTTTGCAGGTGAAAAACCTGATCAGGGAAAAGGATATTGAAATGGTTGTTATGGGTGCGCGGACAGGCAGCGGCATCGACCACCTTTTAACCGGCAGCGATACTTACTCGGTAATTGATGGTTCAAAAAGGCCGGTCCTGATCGTGCCGGCAGAAGCAGATCTTGCGCATGTGAGGAAAGTGGCTTTTGCGACAAATTTTATTGAGGCTGACATCAAAGCTATCCACTACCTCATCAAGCTTGGTCACATTTTCAACTATCATCTTGAGGTGGTCCATATCAATTTGCTTGGGGAAGATGATATAACAAAAGATCTGCGCAAAGCTGAGTTTATGAAACATGTTCACAGGCTTAGGTATACGAATATTGAGATCAAAGAGCTTTACGGGAAAGATGTGATCGGCCGCCTGAATAAATATTGTGAAGAGTCGGGGACCGACCTGCTATCGTTTACACATTATAAAAACTCGTTATTTTCAATTATTTTCCGTCAGAGTATAACCAAGAAGGCAATATCCAGGCAAAAAGTTCCATTGCTCGTATTCCCCTCAAAAAACGAACAGGATTGATGATCGGTTTTTTAGACGCGGTCTTTTATCTTTCTGATCCTGGCGCTAATTGAAGGAATGTTCTCGGTCTCTAGCCGGGTAATGATATGCATAAGGTCGTTTTTATAACCGGGGTGCATCAATGCGATCTGGTAAAGACCTTGCAGGGAGTTTACCCGAACGATGCGGGAGTTTGAGGTGCATTCAGCCCAATTTTGCAGCATGAGCCACGCATGCTGCAAATCTTTTGATTCTAATTTGACGCGTGGAATTAGCAGCGCTAAATGCCATTTTAATTCTTTATTCTCTGCTTTTTCTGAAAGTTTCAGTATGTCGCCTGGGTATTTTGCCAGGTATTCAGGTCTCGCTATGGTGATCTTTTCGACTGCGTCGGCTGCACGCATGGCTATGATCCTGTTTGGGCTGAATATTAACCTGAATAATTCATCAAAATCCTCCTGGTTTTGTATAGCTGAAACGACCCTGTTACTTTCGCCGATAGACCTCAGGTCGTCCCCCGACAATAATCGTTCAAGATCACTCATGCGATGCTTCAAGTTTGTTGAGAATATATCCTATCAGAACCAGCAGTAACCCAATAGAAGCCAAAATATAATGAAAGAAACTTGTTGTTTGGATCATCAGCACCTGTATAATGATCCAGCTAAAAAGAATGCCTCCCTGCAGGATAACAAACCGGCAATACAGTTTTGTACGGAGTAAAACGGTGACAAGTGTCCAAAGCCCCAGGACGCCATTAGATAACAGAAGCAGTAATCCCGGTATGAAATAATCAGAGAACATAGAATGCCGGAGCAGGCCTGGCGATAGATGCAGCCTGCTTCCGTCCGGAAACATGACCAGGTTTAACCCGCCATAGACGGCACCGCCCGCATTGAATAATAATAGTGCAGCTGTCACAAGTCTCAAAAATTGTTTCATCTCCCGGCAGTTAAATGCGGATGCCCGACTTTTTCATCTCTTCGGCAAGCTTTGCCGGAACAGGTCTGCACGAACAATTTTTTTGATGCTCGATGTGCCAGGTCACTTTTTGTTCAAATGTTGGGTTTTTAGGCATAGGATGATTTAAATGCCATTCTTTGTTCAGCTTCATGACTTCATTTTTCAACCAATTAAAGAAAAAACAGGGAGGCCCGGAATGACAGTAATCATGCAAAAAAATGATCGGGAAGCTTATTTGGTATCCATCACCAGCACTGCGGCGCCTTTTACCAATCCGTTTCTGAGGCGGGCTATAGCTTCATTAGCCTGCGACAGCGGAAATAGTTCAGTTTGGGTATGTACGGTAATAGATTTCAGAAGATCAAAAAAATCGAGTCCATCTTGCCGGGTCAGGTTGGCTACTGAGCGTAACACGCGTTCTTCCCAAAGCAGGTCGTACGAAAAAGCGGGTATCTCGCTCATGTGTATGCCGCCGCAGATAACGGTTCCGCCCCAGTCTGTGTCCTGTAAAGCTTTCGGGATCAACTCACCTGCGGGTGCGAAAATAATTGACGCGTCGAGTTTTTCCGGTGGGATATCGCTGCTGCCGCCAACCCAAAAAGCGCCCAGGTCGCGGGCGAACGATTGCGATTTTACATCGCCGTCCCTTGTAAAAGCGAATACCTTTTTATTTTGAGCCTTTGCTATCTGTATCAATATGTGGGCCGCCGCCCCAAAACCATACATGCCTATATTTTTCGCAGCAGCATCGATCATATGGTACGACCGGAAGCCTATCAACCCGGCGCAAAGCAAGGGCGCCGAAGCAGGATTGTGATATTGATCTGAAAGCCTGAAGCAATATTGCGCGTAGGCCACGGTATATTCGGCATAACCGCCATCCATGGTGTAGCCGGTAAATTTTGCATTCTCACATAAATTTTCCCTGCCTTTTTTGCAATACCTGCATTTGCCGCAGGTATAACCCAGCCAGGGCACACCGACAATATCACCGATACGGATACCCTCGACACCTGCCCCGACCGCAGCCACCGTCCCTATGATCTCGTGACCGGGAATGAGTGGCAATTTGGGCCCGGGAAGCTCGCCATCCAGCACATGAAGGTCTGTACGGCAAATGCCGCATGCTAACACCCTGATAAGTACCTGGCCATCAGAAGGCACCGGAACAGCGACATCCTGATAAACCAAAGCCCGGCCCGGCTCCTCAAACACCATAGCTTTCATTGTGGCAGCGTTCATTGCATTGGTAAATTAAATGATGAATTTAGCAGTATTTATATAATCATAACAAGTTTTCCAACCGCAGCCGTTCAAATAAAATAAGAAACGCCCGTCACCGGGCGTTTCCCAACTTAACTGATTGATTTGAAAATGGCAGTAAGCTAAAAGATCAGTTTACCTTCACCTCTTTTTTTGAGATGGCCGCTTTGCCGGATTTCTCCAGATCGATAGTAAGCAGGCCATCGCGGTACCTCGCGTTAATAGCGTCTTCCTCCACATTGTCCGGTAAGGTGAATGTACGGGTAAAGGATGAACACGAAAACTCGCGACGGGTATAATTGTCCTTTTCTTCATTACGCTCGCTGCTGGTCTCGGCGCTAATGGTTAACAGTCCGTTCTCGGTTGTTATTTTAAAATCATTTTTGTTAAAGCCCGGGGCTGCTACTTCTACTTCGTAATGGCCTTTTGCATCTTTAATGTTTACCGCAGGCAATGTTTCTCCATTAAACAATGTTTTGTCGAAGAACTTGTCTGTGTTCCAGAAATCTTCCATCATTGACCTCAATGATGAAAATCCGTTTGGTTTTGTTTTTACTAAAGTTGACATAACGACTAATATTTAAAGTTTCTGTTATAAAGGTCGAAACATCAAAACTTTTGTACCATGACGGTGGTCAATGATTGGGGTGATTGTTATCACAATGCCGTTTCATCAACAGCTTATTCCCGCTCAAACAGCCATTTCAACGGCCTGACTCTGCGTTTAGGCTTGAGGTTATATTGATTGATGCTTTTTTCAATGATCAATGCTTTAGCCTCTTCGATATCATCGGTTACCAGGAACAAACGGTCATCGTTTTCGCCAATGGTCGCATTAGTTTTCATCTGGTCAATATGGGCCAGCAACTCTTTATGATATTCTTTGCCAAAAATAATTATGGGGAAATTTTTGATCTTACGTGTTTGTATTAACGTTAACGCTTCAAAATATTCGTCCATTGTTCCGAACCCGCCCGGCATTACCACAAATGCAAAAGAATATTTTACCAGCAATATTTTGCGAAGAAAGAAATGTTTAACGTCGACCCATTTATCCAGGTACGGATTCGGCTTTTGTTCTACCGGCAGCTGAATATTACAGGCAACCGAGCGCCCGCCAACTTCTTTTGCCCCCCTGTTTGCTGCTTCCATCAGGCCCGGCCCTCCCCCTGTCATTATCGTAAAGCCCAATTTGGCGAAAGCCCCGGCGGCCTCCCTGGTTAGTTCATAATAAGGATGGCCCTCCTTAAAACGTGCCGAACCAAATATGGTAATACAGGGCCCTATAAAATGCAGTGCGCGAAACCCACGTATAAATTCAACCATAGTTTCGAGCGTGAACTTAAGCTCTTTGAGCCTGGAATGCGGCCCGTCAAGGAATACGATCTCTGATTTGTCCATAAGATGGTAATAAATCTATTACAAACATCCCTGTTATGCAAGTTATCCTAAATGACACGGGTCACGTAACTTACTGACTGCGGTCATGGTGCTATTCTTTAAAAATCTCCTTTTTTGGCGCAAAGATCAAGTGTTTATTACCTGTATAAAGAAAACAGACGGGCTATCGGGGTCCTTTTTTGAGCGGATCAATCCACCCAATCGATAGTTGCTTTGCGGCAATAGTCAAAAAATGACCTGTGTCATTTTTTTAAATAATTTAAAGCATTCTTCATAACCTGATGCATTTTAGATATTTGTGATAAATATCATTTTATGGAGAGCGCCGCTTTATTAAAAGCCATTATTGAGAACGCCATTGACGGCATCATCACCATTGATGAACGTGGGCATATCGAATCCATAAATCCCGCTGCGTGTGCCCTTTTTCAGTATACTCCCGGCGAGGTTATCGGTAAAAATATCTCCGTGCTGATGCCTTCGCCTGATCGTGAAAATCACGACGGATATCTTGCAAGATATCAACGAACGGGCGATGCCCATATTATCGGAATAGGGCGCGAGGTAAGGGGACTGAAAAAAGATGGCTCCGTTTTCCCTTTCAGGTTAGGGGTAAGTCAGGTTCAATATTCAGGGCGAATAATTTACAATGGGTTTATTCATGATCTGACGCGCGAAAAAGATGCTGAAGAAAAATTGAGAGGTTATGCGGCTAAACTGGAGGAGTTAGTCGAAGAGCGTACCAGTTCATTAAAAGAAACTGTACTGGCACTACAGGCGGCCAAAGAGGAGGTGAGCTTATCGCTTGAAAAAGAAAAGGAGCTAAGCCAGCTAAAAAGCCGGTTTGTGTCGATGGCGTCGCATGAATTCAGGACGCCCTTAAGTGCAATACAGCTTTCCGCCGTATTGATAGAGAAATATTCTGCACAAAAGGATAACGAAAACATAGCCAAACATATAGCAAAAATAAAGAATGCAGTTCGCAACCTGACTTCAATATTAAATGACTTTCTTTCGCTCGAGAAGCTGGAAGCAGGGAAAGTGGAGCCCGTTTATGCTGAATTTGATATTGTAAAATTTGCTGAAGATATCATCGAGGAAATGCAGATGGTGGCGAAGCAAAACCAGCTGATTGTTTATGAACATACCGGCACTGAAAGTCTCGCAAAGCTGGACCAGGCCCTGCTGAAGAATTGCATTATCAACCTGATAGGCAATGCCATTAAATATTCGGGCGAAAATACTTTTATTGAATTTAATACAGAAATAGCTGATAAGCAGTTATTTGTGACCGTAAAAGATAATGGTATAGGTATTCCGGAAAACGACCAGAAGCACCTCTTCGAAGCCTTCTTCCGTGCGCATAATACCGGCAACATACCCGGAACGGGCCTTGGACTGAATATCGTTACACGATATACCAACCTGATGAATGGAAAAATAAAATTTCAGAGTAAAGTAAATAAAGGCACATCATTCACTATCTCTTTTCCGCAATAACTATGAAAACGATACTGATCATCGAAGACAACACAGACATCCGCGAAAACACCGCCGAAATATTGGAGCTCGCAGGATACAAAGTACTGCAGGGCATTAACGGTAAAACAGGCGTCGACCTTGCCTATCAGCATAAGCCTGATCTGATATTATGCGATATCATGATGCCCGAACTGGACGGTTACGGAGTTTTATATATGCTCAGTAAAAATGCCGAGGTTGCATCAATACCATTTATATTCCTGACAGCCAAAGCTGAGCGGATAGATTTCAGGAAAGGGATGGAAATGGGCGCCGACGATTATCTTACCAAGCCTTTTGATGATATTGAACTTTTGAATGCAATTGAAAGCAGGCTGGAAAAAAAACGCAAGCAGGAAGAATTTTATAGCAAATCGTTGCAAAGCCTGGAGAAACTATCGGCGGGAAACGGGCATGGGATGGCCGAACTAAAAGCGATGATAGCCGGGCGGAAAATACGCCAGATAAAGAAGAAGCAGATATTATACTATGAAGGCGACCAGCCCCAGGGTATTTACCTGGTGATTGAAGGGGCCATAAGAACATTTAAACTAGCCGAGGATGGCAGGGAACTAATGATGGGTTTATATAAACCTGATGATTACCTTGGTGTGCACGCATTGTTGCTGGACGAGCCCTTTACAGAGACAGCCGAAGCCGTTGATGACGCAGCTGTATGCCTTTTGCCCAAGGATGCGATAATTAACCTGGTAAACCGGTATCCTGATATTACGCTGCAATTCATCAAAATACTGGCGAATAACATACGCGAAAAGGAGGACCAACTGCTTGAACTGGCTTATAATTCGGTACGGAAAAGACTGGCGCAGGTGCTGGTGAGACTAAGCAAACAGTTTACCGACCCTTCTCAATTTAAGATATCAAGGGACGAACTGGCATCAATGGCGGGTATGGCCACCGAAACGGTTAGCCGTACGCTGAGTGACTTTAAAGATGAAAAATTGATAGAAAAAAAGGGGAGTCACATACAGATACTAAACCTTGAGAAGCTCGCCAAAATGAAAAACTGACGAATATCACTTTTCTTATTGACCGTTCTCATACGGCAGCGATAACGACAGAGCTAATTTTGTTCAAATAAATTCTGTCGAAAATGAAGGTAGTAGCCTATAGTATAAAGCCGTTTGAAAAGGAGTTTCTTGCGAGAGCCAATCAGAAGAAACACGATATAACGCTTATATCGAACCCCTTGGGCCCCGAGACTGCCTCCTTTGCGGCGGGTAAAGATGCTGTCCTGGTTTTTACAAATGACGATGTATCAGCGGGGGTAATAGATAAACTTGCTGATTTTGGTGTAAAATATATTGCAACAAGGTCTTCCGGCACCGATCATATTGATAAGGGCGCTGCCGAAAAAAGAGGCATCAGGCTGGCTAACGTCCCGGCATACTCACCCGAGGCGATTGCCGAACATGCGGTTGCGCTGGCACTTGCGCTTAACCGTAAACTGATCAAAGCCGATGAACAAAGCCACAATTTTGACTTCCGCCTGGACAACCTGATCGGCTTTAATTTCCACGGGAAAACAGTTGGGATAATTGGGCTTGGAAAGACCGGCCTGGCCGCCGCAGCTATTTTCAACGGGTTTGGCTGCAGGGTGCTCGGGCATGATATATTGCCCCCGAAAGATGCCGAAAATATTGAATTGACCGACCTTAATAAACTATTTTCTGAATCGGATATTATCTCGATCCATGTACCGCTTAACGACCAGACCAAACACCTCGTCGACAAGGCTGCAATAGCGTTGATGAAGGACGGTGTAATGATCGTCAACACTTCAAGGGGTGCCCTGATCCAGACAACTGATGTATTGAACGCACTTGACAACGGCAAAATAGGTTACCTGGGATTGGATGTGTACGAATTTGAAAAGGGACTCTTTTTCACCGACCATGAAGATGATAAACAGAAGGATGCATTGCTCAAAAGGTTAATGGATCATCCAAATGTGCTGATCACGCCGCACCAGGGCTTTTTGACCAGGGAGGCACTGCAGGAGATCGCAAATCAGACCATCATTAACCTGGATCTGTGGCAGCAGGAGAAATGTGTGGGTGATGCCTGTATCGGTAATAAAAAATGCAATGAAAAAAAAGCGGATGCGCCTGTAAGTATGGACCATATTAATCTTTTGCCATGAATCACCTGCCAAAACACCTGATAAATAAATACAACGTGGCGGCGCCGCGGTATACCAGTTATCCCACAGTGCCATATTGGAGTAAAGAGCCCTTTGATCAAAAACAATGGGCAGGGGCTGTAAAGGGGGCCTTTGATGCCACCAACGGCGAAGATGGTATAAGTTTATATCTTCACCTGCCGTTTTGCGAAAGCCTTTGCACCTATTGCGGCTGCAATACCAGGATAACCAGAAATCACGGGGTCGAAGAGCCTTATATCAAAGCATTGCTGAAGGAATGGGATATATATCGTCAAATATTCGGCGGTAAGCCGGTGCTTCGCGAAATACACCTGGGCGGCGGCACACCCACATTTTTCAGCCCCGAGAATCTTAAATTATTGATCAACGGTATATTAAAAGATTCCGTTGTCCACCCGCAAGCCGATTTTGGTTTCGAAGGGCATCCGGCTAATACAACTTTCGAACATTTAAAAACATTGTATGATCTCGGGTTTCGCCGGGTTAGTCTTGGGATACAGGATTTTGATCCCCGCGTGCAGTTCATCATTAACCGCATCCAAACCTTTGAACAGGTTAGGGATGTAACCGAACAGGCGAGGCAGATAGGATACACCTCGGTAAATTACGATCTGATATATGGTTTGCCCTTGCAAACACAGGAAAGCCTGGTAGATACCATTGAAAAGGTAAGTTTACTCATGCCCGATCGCATTGCGTTTTACAGCTATGCGCATGTACCCTGGGTAAAACCCGGACAACGGCGTTTTACCGAACAGCATCTGCCATCGCCGGAAGAGAAAAGGGCATTGTATGCCCTCGGCCATCGCATGCTTGCCGCGCTTGGTTATCATGACATTGGCATGGACCATTTCGCCCTGCCGACTGACAGTCTTTATAAAGCTGAAAGGTCCAAACATCTGCACCGTAATTTTATGGGATATACGCACCAATATACCAGGCTGATGGTTGGGCTGGGCGTATCGTCCATCAGCGATACCTGGGATGCTTACGCCCAAAATGTCAAGAAGGTTGAAGATTATATCGCTATGATCGGCAATAACGAGTTACCGGTCGTAAAAGGACATTTTTTGACTGAAGAGGACATGGTCATTCGCAAACATATCCTCGATATCATGTGTAAAGGCGAAACCTATTGGAATTTTCACGAAGAGCCTTGTTACGCTTTATTCGAAGGGCTGGAACGTATGCAGGAGCTGGCCGATGACGGTCTTGTTCAACTTAGCTCCTATAGCCTTACGGTTACGCCCATCGGTAAAAGATTTTTGCGGAATATCTGTATGGCTTTGGACGCCAGGCTTTGGGCCGATCAACCCACTACGCAGTTATTCAGCATGGCCGGATAAGGAATAAATTTTTTTTTAATGTAAAAGCCAGCCTGCCGGTACCTATT
Above is a window of Mucilaginibacter ginsenosidivorans DNA encoding:
- a CDS encoding PAS domain-containing sensor histidine kinase; this encodes MESAALLKAIIENAIDGIITIDERGHIESINPAACALFQYTPGEVIGKNISVLMPSPDRENHDGYLARYQRTGDAHIIGIGREVRGLKKDGSVFPFRLGVSQVQYSGRIIYNGFIHDLTREKDAEEKLRGYAAKLEELVEERTSSLKETVLALQAAKEEVSLSLEKEKELSQLKSRFVSMASHEFRTPLSAIQLSAVLIEKYSAQKDNENIAKHIAKIKNAVRNLTSILNDFLSLEKLEAGKVEPVYAEFDIVKFAEDIIEEMQMVAKQNQLIVYEHTGTESLAKLDQALLKNCIINLIGNAIKYSGENTFIEFNTEIADKQLFVTVKDNGIGIPENDQKHLFEAFFRAHNTGNIPGTGLGLNIVTRYTNLMNGKIKFQSKVNKGTSFTISFPQ
- a CDS encoding response regulator, translating into MKTILIIEDNTDIRENTAEILELAGYKVLQGINGKTGVDLAYQHKPDLILCDIMMPELDGYGVLYMLSKNAEVASIPFIFLTAKAERIDFRKGMEMGADDYLTKPFDDIELLNAIESRLEKKRKQEEFYSKSLQSLEKLSAGNGHGMAELKAMIAGRKIRQIKKKQILYYEGDQPQGIYLVIEGAIRTFKLAEDGRELMMGLYKPDDYLGVHALLLDEPFTETAEAVDDAAVCLLPKDAIINLVNRYPDITLQFIKILANNIREKEDQLLELAYNSVRKRLAQVLVRLSKQFTDPSQFKISRDELASMAGMATETVSRTLSDFKDEKLIEKKGSHIQILNLEKLAKMKN
- a CDS encoding 2-hydroxyacid dehydrogenase, which codes for MKVVAYSIKPFEKEFLARANQKKHDITLISNPLGPETASFAAGKDAVLVFTNDDVSAGVIDKLADFGVKYIATRSSGTDHIDKGAAEKRGIRLANVPAYSPEAIAEHAVALALALNRKLIKADEQSHNFDFRLDNLIGFNFHGKTVGIIGLGKTGLAAAAIFNGFGCRVLGHDILPPKDAENIELTDLNKLFSESDIISIHVPLNDQTKHLVDKAAIALMKDGVMIVNTSRGALIQTTDVLNALDNGKIGYLGLDVYEFEKGLFFTDHEDDKQKDALLKRLMDHPNVLITPHQGFLTREALQEIANQTIINLDLWQQEKCVGDACIGNKKCNEKKADAPVSMDHINLLP
- the hemN gene encoding oxygen-independent coproporphyrinogen III oxidase translates to MNHLPKHLINKYNVAAPRYTSYPTVPYWSKEPFDQKQWAGAVKGAFDATNGEDGISLYLHLPFCESLCTYCGCNTRITRNHGVEEPYIKALLKEWDIYRQIFGGKPVLREIHLGGGTPTFFSPENLKLLINGILKDSVVHPQADFGFEGHPANTTFEHLKTLYDLGFRRVSLGIQDFDPRVQFIINRIQTFEQVRDVTEQARQIGYTSVNYDLIYGLPLQTQESLVDTIEKVSLLMPDRIAFYSYAHVPWVKPGQRRFTEQHLPSPEEKRALYALGHRMLAALGYHDIGMDHFALPTDSLYKAERSKHLHRNFMGYTHQYTRLMVGLGVSSISDTWDAYAQNVKKVEDYIAMIGNNELPVVKGHFLTEEDMVIRKHILDIMCKGETYWNFHEEPCYALFEGLERMQELADDGLVQLSSYSLTVTPIGKRFLRNICMALDARLWADQPTTQLFSMAG